GGGCGTTCCACAGAGGCATGCTTCGAGGAACGTGACGGGAAAGCCGGTGAAACTCGGCGTCACGAAGACGTCGGCATCGGTATACGCAGCCATCTTGTCCTCCTTGCTCACGAACCCCGTGAAGACCACCCGGTCGTCAAGATCGAGCGACCGGACCCGCTGCCTGAACTCATCGTTGTGGCCCATGTCCCCACCCACCAGCATGAGGATGACGTTGTCGTCCTCCCGTGCGACCTCTGCGAACGAGCGGATCAGCAGATCGATCCCCTTCGTCGGGTCGAGCCTCCCGAGGTAGAGCACTATCTTCGTGGCGTCGTCGATTCCCCACGCCGCACGGAACCTGCCGCGGGCCGGAAGGTCGGGATACTCGGCGAAATCGATGCCGTTCGGGACGATCGCGATCCTCTCCTCGGCGACGCCCAGGGCACGGTAGCGCTCCGCCTCCGTCTCGTTGAGCGCGATCACGCCTGCGGCGCCGAGGATTACCCTCTCCGACAAAAACCGGTCGAACAACCGCTTCATTCGCCTGGATCCCGTATCCTGCGGGAGCGCCCCGTGCGCCTGGAGCACGTACGGTACGCCGTACTTCCTCGCGTAGTGCGAGGCGATGACGGTGAGCATGGTGCGATGGTCGTGAATGTGGATCACATCGAACTTGTCGATCTCGTTTTTCGCGATCGTCGGCATACGGTAGGGCATCACCGGCAGGATCGTGCCCCGGGTGTATCTTCGTAAATTCTCAAAGTAGTAGACGTCCATCCCGTCGACTGCGGTCAGGCGGTTCGTCGGCAGGTCGTTTGGATAGATGCTCCTGTTCGTCGTATAGACCGTGACGTCGTGCCCGTTCTCGTGAAGGGTATGGGAGATGTCGTATGCTACCCGCGCCACCCCCCCCGACTCCCAGAGCGGTTTGAAGAACGGGGTAACCTGTAATATCTTCATGCCTGTCCTCCTGCATGTCGTTGCCTCAGCCGTCTCCTGATCAGACCCGCATAGCAGTTTAAGCAGAACGGTGTCAACAGCCAGACCCCGCACTCGACCAGGGGCGCGAGCCCGTGCTGCCGGATCCGGTAGCGGTAACTCTCCAGGTTGTATGTCAGGTAATCCTCGCCGATCTGCTCGAACCACCACTGCCGGTTGACTTCACCGTTCTGAACCCGATCCGAGCACTTCCCGATCCAGTGCTGCACCAGTTCCCGTGTCCGCCCCTCCGCCACCTCCGGCTGGAAGTCGCTGTTAATGACACAGGGGGTGACGGCGTAGTCCCGGATGCCGTGCCGGTCGAAGTCCACCGAGAGGATCATGGTGCTGTTGATCTGCTCCTTGAAGATCTCGGTGTCGAACTGGAAGTTCCCGAGGGAGTAGGCGATCAGGCCGTTGTTATACCGTTCCAGCCCCTGGATGGTGTGCGAGTGGTGCCCGAGAACCAGGGCCGCCCCGGCATCGATGAGGGCACGGGCGAGTCTGACCTGGCCCGGGGATGGATAGTAGGTGTTCTCGATCCCCCAGTGCAGGGAGACGACGATGTGGTCGCACCGGTCCTTCAGTGCCCTGATGTCATTGATGATGGCCTTTCTCTTCAGTTTGGATACCGTAACTCCCGGCGGCGACCGGAACCTCCCGCTCGTGTAACCGAGGAAGCCGAGCCGGATCCCGTTTCGCTCGACGACCAGCCCCCCGGGGGGGTCGTCGCCCCGTGCCCCTCCGATGTAGGCGATACCACGGGTCTCGAGACCCTCAAGGGTCTTCTCGAACCCCTCCCGGCCCATATCGAGCGTGTGGTTGTTCGCCACGCTGAGAATGTCGAACCCTGCGTCCTTGAGATGCTCGCCCGCTTCCGGCGGGGTCGTGTTGACCCAGCGTTTCCTGCTCTCCGTGCCGCTCTCGGAGAGGACCGTCTCCAGGTTCCCGAAGAGCAGGTCTTTCTGCCTGAGCTCGTGCTGTATCAGGGCAAACGGCTTTTTGTCGTTCCTGATCCAGAGCAGCACGTCTCCGACGGCCCGCAGCCGCACCGATGTCATACCTCTCCCCCGGCAGTCTCTTCGTTCGCTGCTGAAGGCCGGCCACAGGCCCGGGCCTTCTGCATCGACCTGCAGGCTCCCACTCTCTTAAGTCCCTGCGGTGGAGTTCTGTTGCCGTCTACGAGAAAAACCTTCATATACGGGTAATCTGGAATACTGCCCTCCCTCCATCGAAGCGTTGAGTTCCAGACAGGCAGTGTGACAATATATATTTTGCCCCGCTTTCTGCCCCCGGCAAGCAGACCCCGGCGCATACGGTGGCCCCGGAGGCTCCGGCTCTCCATGT
The genomic region above belongs to Methanoculleus oceani and contains:
- a CDS encoding glycosyltransferase, with the protein product MKILQVTPFFKPLWESGGVARVAYDISHTLHENGHDVTVYTTNRSIYPNDLPTNRLTAVDGMDVYYFENLRRYTRGTILPVMPYRMPTIAKNEIDKFDVIHIHDHRTMLTVIASHYARKYGVPYVLQAHGALPQDTGSRRMKRLFDRFLSERVILGAAGVIALNETEAERYRALGVAEERIAIVPNGIDFAEYPDLPARGRFRAAWGIDDATKIVLYLGRLDPTKGIDLLIRSFAEVAREDDNVILMLVGGDMGHNDEFRQRVRSLDLDDRVVFTGFVSKEDKMAAYTDADVFVTPSFTGFPVTFLEACLCGTPIVTTGQGDLLGWLDNTVGFNTGYTPEALADAIGRLLADDALRARFGEQAKELVRTRYNWQSIVHEIEAFYAKVAGGGTKGSIPVEFSKGAAPKAPDTF
- a CDS encoding CapA family protein; amino-acid sequence: MTSVRLRAVGDVLLWIRNDKKPFALIQHELRQKDLLFGNLETVLSESGTESRKRWVNTTPPEAGEHLKDAGFDILSVANNHTLDMGREGFEKTLEGLETRGIAYIGGARGDDPPGGLVVERNGIRLGFLGYTSGRFRSPPGVTVSKLKRKAIINDIRALKDRCDHIVVSLHWGIENTYYPSPGQVRLARALIDAGAALVLGHHSHTIQGLERYNNGLIAYSLGNFQFDTEIFKEQINSTMILSVDFDRHGIRDYAVTPCVINSDFQPEVAEGRTRELVQHWIGKCSDRVQNGEVNRQWWFEQIGEDYLTYNLESYRYRIRQHGLAPLVECGVWLLTPFCLNCYAGLIRRRLRQRHAGGQA